From the Kogia breviceps isolate mKogBre1 chromosome 10, mKogBre1 haplotype 1, whole genome shotgun sequence genome, the window ttaaacaacagagggaattccctggtggtccagtggttaggactcctgcttccactgcaaggggcacaggttccatccctgattgggaaactaagatgccatatgctgtgtggcatggccaaaaattaaaaataaataaataaaaataaaattaaacaacagaaatttattctctcacagttaaggaggccagaagtctgcaatcaaggtgttgagaggattggttccttctggaggctctaaaaGAGAATCTGTTTCGTGCCTCTCTCCTAGTTTCCAATGGTCGCTGgaaatccttggtgttcctttttttttctttatattttattttattttaaatttttatcggcgtatacttgatttacaatgtcgtgttagtttctggtgggGTGCATTTGATTTTATTACCATCGTCTTCAGCGGTCCAAAGAAGAACCTCAAACTTGGGGTCAACACATTTGGCTAAAGTATTGGTATCTGCCCCAAGGGTTGAAGTGCCTGCCCTCATGGTCACAAACGTGTGTCCTTTATGGGTGGAGAGTTGGCCTAGATGACATATTAAGTCAATTCTAGCttcaagttcattttttaaaacaagacatTGAAGGGAGAGAACCAATCGTTGTGCCACTTTGATTAGATATAACGCAGAAgcccaactctctctctctctctctctctatctctatctctctctctatctctatctcacacacacacacacacgcacacctttTTGGCACTTTGCTGTGGGTAACATTTTACTCAAACAGTCAGGGGGCAGCGCATCGTTATACCTCTTCTGCCTTCCTTCCAGGCACCACTCCCTCGCCTGTGTAACACACACattctcccttttctccctcctgAAATCTGGCTTCTTGGATCCCAGGAGATCTATGTGGCACTTTTTTCCTACTCCCCATCTGGAAGGGGACAGCCTTCCCTATAAACCAAACACCTACACGATTAGGGCAAAGAAAAGTTTGCACGGGGTCTCCAGAGAGGGACTGGAAGCTCTCTAATTAGCTGACTCTCTCCCTCGTTCCTCCGGGGTCCTGCTACTTTGATTTTCACTGCTGAGACCACACCCAGACCCTTGGGATGTACAGCGTCTCCTTCACAAATGGCCAGGCATAGACAAGACCCAAAGCCCCAGCCAGACTAGACTAGAACATCAGAAGGAATTAGCTTTGTCAAACAAACAAAGACAAGAACAGCaatgcaaaaatgaaaatgaaacaatatgGCAAGACTTCAAACAGCAAGTTCTTAAAGAAAGGTGGTAGTGGGGTAGAGGTGAAAGATTATTTACATGATATACAAGCtaattaattaaatgttatatACAAACTTTTTTTCAGTGAACcataaaactgataaaatttgTAGAGATTAGTTTTTGAGCTTACATATATGGATCACAGCACATGGCACTCCACTGCTTCCTACATTATATGGCCCAGCTCAGAGAATAGCTATTTTGAACTCATGTGCATTTTCCCCTACCATTGACTTCTTCACGAAACTCCTTCCAGAAGAGATGCCCTGATCACAAGAATCCATCTGGGGAAACTATGGATATGGTGGAAATCAATTCACTGATTGGACAAACcctgagcacctactttgtgttttttttaattgaagtagagttgatttacaatgttgtataaatttctgctgtacagcaaagtgattcagttatacaaatatatacacattggTTTtcgtattattttccattatgctgtatcacaggatactgaatatagttccctgtgctctacagtaggaccttattgtttatccattctatatataatagctcacATCTGCTAATCcgaaactcccagtccatctctcccctttggcaaccacaggtctgttctctgtgtccatgGGTCTggttctgtttcgtagataagttcatttgtgtcatattttatttttaataattttatttatgtatttatttatggctgcattgggttttcgttgctgtgcgcaggctttctctagttgcagcgagcgggggctactcttcatttcggtgcgtgggcttctcattgcggtggcttctctcgttgcggagcacgggctctaggcgcacgggcttcagtggttgcaggacgcgggctctagagcgcagtctcagtagttgtggcgcacgggcttagttgctccgtggcatgtggaatcttcccggaccagggctcaaacccgtgtaccctgcattggcaggcggattcttaaccactgcaccaccagggaagtccctgtgtcatattttagattccatatataagctatatcatatggtatttgtctttctcttcctgacttccttcacttagtgtgatcatctctaggtccatccatgttgctgcaaatggcattattttgttctttttttataccTGAGCACCAGCTTGGATATCAAGTCTGTATGAACAGTGCTATCCCCACACTTCTCCAGGCCCCCATCAGCACAGAAACTGTGCAAGGAGGAAGAGTCCCAGCCCCCGTGACCACCCTCCCACCCACTCACACAAATAACCATGGAGACAACAATGCAGGAAGATTCCACACACCGTCTCTCTTCTGACCCCTTCCCCCAGCTCATCAGATTCTGCTCTTATGTGTTCCTACATAGACACCCACACACATGCATCCCTAACCCCTTGTTCTCCCTCCACAATTCTCTGTGAGGCTAAACTCCTCCAGTACTTACCTTCATTTCTGGTTCCTTTCGGTTGCCTAGTCTAGTATCTAACTCTCATTCCAAAGACAATGTCACCTGCGTCCAGCAGGTGTCGCCCTTCACTGGGAACGAAGAGCACTGCTCTTCCGCTGTGTGAAATCCAGCTCCCAACGGTGGAGCCCCCTTGGGTTTGGGGTGGAAGGAAATGTAAGGGGGGATCTGAAGAGTGGTGTGCTCCACAGCATGAGGGTCCTCAGAATACAGCAGCCTAGTTACTTCCAACTCAGGTAGACAGACATCCTATAGAGAATTTGCTGTtcaaccttggacaagttatttaacctctctgaagctCACTTTCATCTGTGACTCAGAGGGAGACCATCCTTCCTTTCAGGGTGATTGTGGAGAATGAATGAGATACAacataaagcacttagcccagtgcctaGGTCGTGATAAGCACTCGAGTTACGGTCCCTTTCCCACGTAGGTTATGGAAGAAATAACTGCCCAGAACTCAGACCAGAAATTGAGCTCTGCCCCTTGAATACTGACTATCTGAGGGTCTGTGTCAGAGTTgtggtgaggatcaaatgaaacaatgcatgtaaagcaccTAGTAGAGTGCCTGGCCCAGAAAGTTGTGACTGATATGTCACGAGTGTGGGCTGGCTGTGTGCCAGGTAATGTTTTCAGCCATTTACaagtatgaactcatttaatcctcattaagATCCCTTATGAGGTCAGAAACTGTTAACCCCCTCCTATCCCTGACTCTGTGACTCCATCCCACCACAGTTTATTACCTTCTTATGAATTATCCATCAGAAAACTATCCCCAGTTCTGTCATGTCTAGATGGGAGAATGGGAGGAAACACTGACTCCTCAACTGCAGTAGGAGAGGGAATCAAGCCCAGCCCCTAACTGCCTACAGTTCCTCCTCAGGGCCTCAAGAAAAAGCATGGAAAAAACTGTATTTCCACCAGAGTTTATTCCTCAGAGACGATCACCAGCGACTCATGCCTCTGTGACACAGGGGGCCCCCAAGAGGGCCTTTGACCTTCCTCCCCAGATTATATTCACCCCAGATACGTAGTCTTGGGCTCTACCTATGGACAACACCTTGGTTACAGAATATTCCCAGGAATGAGTTCCCCAAGTTGTAAGGTTTACATAGCAAGGACTGGGAAATTCAAATAATCAAACAGAGAAACCATAGGATCCAAGAAAATGTGGAAGCTTGGAGGGGTTGGAGGAGCACAGCAGCATCCTTAAGAGTTTGAATCTCCTCACGTGGAGAAGAAGTTGTAGGATTTTGCCTCTAGGAAATGTGCTGACCTGCAGAAGAAACGAAAACAAGATAATAAAGCTCCAAACCAATTTGACCCCGTCGTTTGCCCCTATAACCATCCCTATGCCAGAGCCTTTAATAGAGTGATATGGAAAATTCTAGATCACCCAACACTAAGGAGCCACCTTCAGACACTCCGTTGGGTAGAAGAGAAGTGGGTAGGAGCTCCTCCCTCCAGTTCCTGATCCCAGCAACGACAACTTCAATCACATTATCATCCCGAGCCTGGTGGAAGCTCACCCCCGCTCCAAATATTAGCGCCATTAGCTGAACCCAAAGCTGACTCCAACTTTCACCCCCTCCAAAGGACCAGCAGGCAGACAGACCAACAGAGATGTTACCTTCTGGATAATTGGACCCTGGGAGGAAAATGTAGCCTAGGAGAAGAAAAGATTTGAGTGGAGGACAGTCTTGGTGGATATGTTTCTGGTATTATTCACAGCCAATGGGGTAGCCATGGGAGAACCAGTCACAAACAGAAAGTGAACagagggcacttccctggtgatccagcggttaagactctgtgctcccaatgcagggggcccaggttcgattcctggccagggaactagagactgcatgctgcaactaaagatcccccatgccagaactaagacccaacagagccaaataaattttttttttaatgttttaaagtgaGCAGAGGTTGGGATTGAGAGTTCAGGAGGGTCACTCACCGGAGTAGGCAGCTCTCCGCCAGCTGAACAAACCTAGAGAGAAGATGATGAGGCCCAGGCCCAGAGTCACAACACACATGGAAACCTTCACTGTCTGCACTGGCGATAGTCCAGGAGCTGTGGAAATAGAAACTTACTAGAACCAATTTCTCTTGCTCATTCCCAGAGCAACTTCATTTACTGCGACCTCCACCTCAGGTTCAACGGTGCTTTATCCGGACCCCAAGGGTCTAGCTCACACCAATCCAGGCCCAAGGAAGTGGCCTTTCCTCAAAACCCCTATCCTGTGGGTCTCTACTCCTGTGGTTCCCTGGGGAGCCGCTCTCCCTGAGTTAGTACCCCCGCTTTCAGATCCTCTCTAAGATGGTGGGGCCTCTCAAGGCATCCTGTATTCTTCCTTCACCCCAACGGCACCCTCGCTGAGGAATACAGCATTCCCCATCCCTCTCTCCATTTGCCTGTGGTGACAATACTTGCTCTCTTTGACGACTCTATCTGAGCACTTTCCTATGAAATTGTCTTTCTGCCTTTCCTAACTTTACAAGGTTTCATTCCATGAGTTATCCAAGTACTTATGTGTCTCCTACCTGCCCACTTCCAGATTTGGGTCCTTCCAGAACCTGTCTCCACCCACCTCCACAGCCCTCACTTCCTGGAGCAGGCCCTAGTCTGAATCCTGTCCCCCACCCGGATTCCTTTCCTTTAACTACTTCCAATCCCGGGGTTCAGACAATGGCAACTGGCTTTATGCAGTAGCCTCCAAGCGTGTACACCAAAGTGTCTGCCAGCCCTGGCTTCTTCCTCCCTCATAGAGCAGCCCCAATTCAGTATGGCCCCCAGACCGAGAGAGCCCCCTTTCTTCCGTGACCCTCTTTATTTCTCCAACTCCCATTCCTGACCTGAcaacagaatagtggaaatccgAGAAGCCTAGAATATTGCATCACAATTTTGGCTTCTGAAAATATGGTTACCAAATCGACGTCCTCTTCTCAGGACAGTCaggctcccctcccaccctcagaCAAGCACATAACACCAACCACAGCACCACAGCAACAGCAACAGTAACTCTTGttatgcatgcaggatcttccccgaccagggatcgaaccccgtgactcctgcactggaagctcggagtcttaaccactggaccgccagggaagtccaacaataACTAACTCTTTCCGTGTCTGTATCCCCTGGCCCCTCCTCTGGTCGTTAACCCTCCGTAAGTTCCTCCAGACTCACTCTTTCtcagcatctccctctctcccctgtaCCGCGGAGGACCTCTCTACATCCCATTCCCTTTGCCAAAATATTGGTGTTCTTTTTACAACCACCCACTTGAAGTAGCTCTCtgtttttgtgggggggttttgCCACGCTGTacagcatgtaggatctcagtttcccgaccagggatggaacccgtgccccccgcaggggaagcacggagtcctaactggacagccagggaatgaCAGTAGCTCCCTGCTTTAACGCTAATTCCTCCCACCTGTCCCACACTTACTCCAGTCCTGAAGGATGGGTTCAAGAGAGCCAATGTGCTCTACCACACAGGTGTAGGTGTCCCCAAAAGAGGGGCTTGTGGCCAAATGGGAGACAGTCTGGTATGTCCAGTCTCCGTTGGGCTGGGCGGTCTTATAGGCGCTGCTGTGAGGGAGGACCAGCTGCCCATTCTTCCTCCACGTGACGGTCACATCAGCTGGATAGAAGCCCCACACGTAGCAGGCCAGCATCACAGTCTCCTTCGTGTTAAAAGGAGTGGTTTTAGCTACTTGCACAGATGGCGGTcctgcagaggaggaaaaaagagtcACGAAGGAGGGCAACATTCTGGCTTTTCCTCCAACCTGGTTTCTTTCCTACTTGAATTCTTCCTGGATTTTGCCCACCGACCTTCCTGACCCCCACCTCATTCCCACACACATCCCTTTGAAAATGAGGAGTTAGAATGTACTCCTGCTTCACTCTTTCTTGTCTCCCATTTCATCGctgctccttcctttctttttcctccaaaatTATATTTGTTCACAATAAGTAGAAGCCAGGGCTGAACTGCAGGCTGTTTCAGAAGTCACTGTATTCATTTCAAGTGCATAAGTGAACTGTCATCCAGAGTTATAGTGGGGGGGTTGCAAAAGTAGGAAAACACCCTTGTCCTCGAATCTCATTGAACAAATTGACTTGATaaagaaatcctttttttttttccttgaatagtTTAAGGAAACAAGACTAACTCTCCTAAATTTGGACGAGGGGATCCTAATTCATGAGATCATTCATGTTGTCATCTTTTAAGAGTTTATTCTTCTAGGTGACCCTTCCGCTTGCTTGGGtgtttttcaaacaaaatcttcAATAAAAATCCAAGATAttgtgttaaaatgcagattcccgaGCCTGCATCTCTGGATATTTTCATCCAACAGGTCTGTAGCGGTTCTCAAGGGCTTGTGTTTTTAACAAGCACCTTCCCCAGGCAATTCTGAGAAATCACATCTTAAGacaaaatactctgtatgatagagaacttcaagttttctttaaaaaaatctcaagtcaTTCTCAATGCAAGTGATTAAGGGTGAGAGAGtttgcatcagaatcccctgggaGGTTTTCCAAATATTCCCATGCCTGGGCCTGTCTCAGACCTGGGACACCAGAACCTGGGCTACAGTGGCATGAGCATTTTGGGAAAAGCCATTCTGGTTATTCTGACAGTTCAACCCCTGGTTGAACTTGGATCTGCCTCCTGAGATGCCCTAAATTGAAGGAAAACTAGCTTACTCTCCCCACGATAGCTCCTCACTGGCTCAAACATCACCTCCCCTTTTTCATTCCTGCCCTACCCCTGTCAATGACCTGTGTCCTCATAAGGGTCAACCCTCCCTCTTTTTACATCCCAGGTCCTCCgattttctgcttctttcctgCCCACAGCTCAAACCCCTTGCAGGTGAGGGACCCTTCTTGGCCTCGCCTCTCCTAACTGTGCTTCCTAACCGTTCCcctgctcccttctctccttACGTATCCTGTGGGTCAGAGATCTCCAGAAGGGCTTGGTGTGTGTGGCACAGTCCTGCAGCCCGTTGGATAAGCGTTGGATCACGTTTTCCTTATGGTTGAGGTAATCTGAGAGGTATTTGGCCAAGGCAGACAATGCCCCAAATTCATAAGGGACCATACTGGCCTGCAGGGGATCCCAGCAGGTCAGCAAATCCTTGTTGAAGGAGATACAATATGTGAACTCTTTTGGGGTCCCATCGTCATCCAGCAGACAGGTGCTTTCCACGTGGGCCACAAAGCCTCCTGCAGGAGCCAGAGAAGGGGGACAGGTCAGAGTCCTCTGCAGGAGCCCAAGCCTCAGTTACACCTGGTGAGTGGGGCACAGGTTTCCCGACTGAGGCAGCATCTGCTGACCAAGCTCATGGACCAGAGTCTCTGAGAGTCCCGGTTAAGGGCATAGATGGTCCTATCAGAGAAGTTTCTAGATCCTGTTTCCTCTTTATGTGAGACTAAGCATGGGGACACAAGTAGCCCAAAATTATTTGCATGTTTAAACACAACAATTTACCCAGGATATGACCTTCAGTAAGGCCAGTGATCGAGTGAGAAAAGGGGTCAAAGGAAAGAGTCAGCCTTGTTCTGTACTGGACACATTATTAACTATTCGTGCCACATGTATTTCTGAAGCACTcgctgtgtgctaggcactgtgctaggagctGGGGATGCAGCATTCAACAGGGCAGACATCGTCTTTGCCTACCTTCCAACAGGAAATGTCTATTACACGAATAATTATACAgcttaattacattaaaattgcTACACAGaaaagcaacaaggtcctactctgtAGCACAGGGATCTATAGTCAATAGCctggaataaaccataatggaaaagaatattgcaAAAGAAcgtatacatgtgtataactgagtcactttgctgtacagcagaaattaacacaactttgtaaatcaactaaacttcaattaaaaataaattttaaaaattgctacagggtcttccctggtggcgcagtggttgagggtccgcctgccgatgcgggggacgcgggttcgtgccctggtccgagaagatcccacatgccgcggagcggctgggcccgtgagccatggccgctgagcctgcgcgtccggggcctgtgctccgcaacgggagaggccacagcggtgagaggccctagtaccgctaaaaaaaaaaaaatttctacaaaGGTACAGTACAAACTGCTATGGGAGCATGTAATAGGGAGACAGACTAGTTTGGGGTATCCGAATCCAATAACACAACTGAACACCCAACCCAAAGGGAGCAGAGGAAGGGAGGCTCCTTACCTGCTCCGGTGCAGCCCAGGCTGAGGCCCAGCAGCAGCGGCAGGAGGGCAGTCATGCTGTCCTCGGGGGAGACACACGGGAATCCCGTCCCCGGGGACCAGCTCTTCCAGTGGTGCTGGGTCCTTGCCTGCCCGAGAAGTCCCAGCCTGGGTAGATGATCTCCAAACACTGAGTGCGAATATGGTATTGCCGGGGCCCCTGGATGCTCTCTAAATGAGCGATTTGGAGCTACCAAGCCCCTCGATACTATACTTGTTCCTTACCTGATCATCTAACTCAGTGTCCCAAACAGAACTGTCAAATTGGCTAGGTAGGCGGGGACAAGTGTAGAGACAAATCGCTGAGCGCCTCAGCCCAGCATCATCAGTTACTAGGTAGATCTCATCCTGCCCTGGGCTTTTAACAGCTGGTCTCTTAACACTCCTAAGGAACAGTCTGTAGATGGATTTCCCTAGCTCAGTGGAGAGAATAAACCCAATATTCCCAAGATGTATGCAGCCTGGACTGCCCACTGGTTTAACTCTTTCTGCTCAAGGTCCTCCTCAAAGACTGGGGACTAGGTAACCTCTCTTGCTTCTTTAAGGGAAGTTACTTGGGAATTTATCCCTTGATTACATATTCCTTGGTCTGTCCTGTCACCCAGGAAACAGGCAGACGAGGGGCCCTTCTGGGGCATGTGGTAGAGGCAGGGCTGCTAAGGAAGGAGATGTAGGGAGAGTGCAGTTAGCTGGCCTCAAAGCAAGACTGCAGAAGAGAAGCAGTTCCTAAGAGATCAGGGCCACAGCCCTGAAAAATCCCTCCCTGGGCTTCCATTGCTTCATCTGTCCTAGCCAGATGAGCTTCACTTTCTCCTTTCTGCTTTCCTAAGCCATAAACCCGAACCGCCTACCCTCTGAACCATCTCAGAGCAGACCGCAGGGCAATACCACTTAACCCCCTTGATAATTAGCTGGTGATGGGCCAATGCCCAAAGCTCATTTGTCTCCCCCAAACTCAAAACTCCCCTGTTTCCCCCACAGGTCCCATCTGTCCTGGGGCAGGTCCCCACATTATGAAGCCACtagaaaaatgagataaaacatcCCTACTTTTCTTCCCCAggaaaagacaaattttaaatagCAATTCATTCTCATTGTGAACTATATGATTGATAGATTTTTCCATTACAAATGTAAAACCCTAAATTGGTTTCTCTGTGCTCCCCACTAGGCTTCAGGGCTGCCTCTCCTCGCCttgctttccttttaaaaaatatttatttattttttttagctgcgccaggtcttagttgcagcacatgggatagTCATTgccacatgcgggatctttttagttgaggcatgcaggatctatttccctgaccagggatcaaacccaggccccctgcactgggggcgtggagtcttaactgctgcaccaccaggtaagtccaaGCACGTTTCACCTTGCTTTCTGAAAGCTCTTGTATTTGACTTGATAGCGAGCTAAATAAAAGAGGATTAGGAGGGAAGCCCTTGACACCACATTTACCTGTCCTCCTTCCAAGTCCCTGATCCCCAGAGAATCTGctatttatgaagaaaaaaggaaggggggGAAGCTTACCCCCAAGATGAAAACATACATGAATATCAGGAACAAAAGAGTTGTTTTGTGTAACTAGTTGAGCTTCACTGAAGCTCTGCCCACATTCCCCCCTCACCCATACACTCAGCCCCACTTGTCTTACACCGCTACACTTGAACTTCTCTAATGAACCATTAAGGGTGTTGAATGGGCAGGAAATGGAGGAGGGGGAGTCCAAAATTTGTTAAGCTTCTACTTTGTGACAGATACTATGCTAAGTCAATCCTTTACatgctatctcatttaatcttaaaagaCCTGTTAAtggtcctcattttacagtttgGAAAACAGGTCCAAAGACTCACACCCAAGGTCTCGaggtacacacacaaacatacacacacacttgagTGTGCCCACACACTCACTACATCCTAGGACTGAGATGACCCAAGTAAAGGTAACTCGTGGAGGCCTCcgctgagaaaaggaaaaagggaaaagccACCTCAATCCTTCTGAGTCTTATCTTTCTGATGCTCAGAGTTCCTCCTGATCTTAGAACCCGTGTCTCTTCCACTTTTTCTTTCGACCGTCTCAAAACTGTAAATTCTCCTACACACATGCTCACTTCCCCCTTatgtctctcctccttcctccaggtAGGCAGTGAACCTAACCTCAGGAACCAGGTCTTGGGATCCTTTTCAAGGTCCCCAAAGCCCGCCTGGCACAGGAATGCTTTCCACACAGGAGG encodes:
- the LOC131764040 gene encoding HLA class II histocompatibility antigen, DM beta chain isoform X1 → MTALLPLLLGLSLGCTGAGGFVAHVESTCLLDDDGTPKEFTYCISFNKDLLTCWDPLQASMVPYEFGALSALAKYLSDYLNHKENVIQRLSNGLQDCATHTKPFWRSLTHRIRPPSVQVAKTTPFNTKETVMLACYVWGFYPADVTVTWRKNGQLVLPHSSAYKTAQPNGDWTYQTVSHLATSPSFGDTYTCVVEHIGSLEPILQDWTPGLSPVQTVKVSMCVVTLGLGLIIFSLGLFSWRRAAYSGYIFLPGSNYPEGNISVGLSACWSFGGGESWSQLWVQLMALIFGAGVSTFPRGKILQLLLHVRRFKLLRMLLCSSNPSKLPHFLGSYGFSV
- the LOC131764040 gene encoding HLA class II histocompatibility antigen, DM beta chain isoform X2, with protein sequence MTALLPLLLGLSLGCTGAGGFVAHVESTCLLDDDGTPKEFTYCISFNKDLLTCWDPLQASMVPYEFGALSALAKYLSDYLNHKENVIQRLSNGLQDCATHTKPFWRSLTHRIRPPSVQVAKTTPFNTKETVMLACYVWGFYPADVTVTWRKNGQLVLPHSSAYKTAQPNGDWTYQTVSHLATSPSFGDTYTCVVEHIGSLEPILQDWTPGLSPVQTVKVSMCVVTLGLGLIIFSLGLFSWRRAAYSGYIFLPGSNYPEGQHIS
- the LOC131764040 gene encoding HLA class II histocompatibility antigen, DM beta chain isoform X3; translated protein: MTALLPLLLGLSLGCTGAGGFVAHVESTCLLDDDGTPKEFTYCISFNKDLLTCWDPLQASMVPYEFGALSALAKYLSDYLNHKENVIQRLSNGLQDCATHTKPFWRSLTHRIRPPSVQVAKTTPFNTKETVMLACYVWGFYPADVTVTWRKNGQLVLPHSSAYKTAQPNGDWTYQTVSHLATSPSFGDTYTCVVEHIGSLEPILQDWTPGLSPVQTVKVSMCVVTLGLGLIIFSLGLFSWRRAAYSGQHIS